From the genome of Brevibacterium sp. JSBI002, one region includes:
- the smpB gene encoding SsrA-binding protein SmpB, translating to MPKDTGKKVIARNRKARHDYHIEDTWEAGLVLTGTEVKSLREGRASLTDGFALIFQNEAWLENVYIPEYLQGTWTNHSARRRRKLLLHREEILKISQKVKESGRTLVPLELYFDGSRVKVEIALARGKREWDKRQALREAQDKREAERAMKSKQYL from the coding sequence ATGCCGAAGGACACAGGCAAGAAAGTCATCGCGAGGAACCGCAAGGCGCGCCACGACTATCACATCGAAGACACGTGGGAGGCCGGGCTCGTACTCACCGGCACCGAGGTGAAATCGCTGCGCGAAGGTCGAGCCTCGCTCACCGACGGCTTCGCCCTCATCTTCCAGAATGAGGCCTGGCTGGAGAACGTCTACATTCCCGAATACCTGCAGGGGACATGGACGAACCACTCGGCCCGCCGTCGTCGTAAGCTGCTGCTCCACCGCGAGGAGATCCTCAAGATCTCGCAGAAAGTCAAGGAATCCGGCCGGACCCTGGTCCCGCTGGAGCTGTACTTCGACGGTTCACGCGTCAAGGTCGAGATCGCCCTGGCCCGCGGCAAGCGGGAATGGGATAAGCGACAGGCACTGCGCGAAGCGCAGGACAAACGCGAAGCCGAACGCGCCATGAAGTCCAAGCAATACCTGTAA
- a CDS encoding peptidoglycan DD-metalloendopeptidase family protein has translation MRRRLGLVLTAAALAVVMPVASVVADPRDDKSEVDERVKELQQEFEGLDEDLARVIAERDAAQEKLPDAEAESKAADDALAEAIEKDQDMAARLTSAENAQKDLKDTIKSGTEEIDKHKTSAARIGRQAYQNSGITSDLAMLLQMAEGTSADGGIGRVDSAVRSQQRTIDKLSEQRALNKNNEERLSGVTDKISDLKDEAAEAVLAKEAAQVDAKKKADSLNDLISAKDDAEKTISDNKDKTEKQLADEKAEQERLAEKVREWEKEQEKKGKFVFGDGVLANPAKGYPTTSPFGYRVHPITGARKLHTGMDFGVPCGTPIRSAGDGIVVTSGWTGGYGNRVVISHGKIKGNSIASTYNHNTKLKVHDGQRVKKGDIISYSGTTGASTGCHLHFEIMENGGYVDPKPFIF, from the coding sequence ATGAGACGCAGACTCGGACTCGTCCTCACGGCAGCTGCGCTGGCAGTGGTCATGCCGGTCGCCTCGGTGGTGGCCGATCCTCGCGACGACAAGAGCGAGGTCGACGAACGCGTCAAGGAACTCCAACAGGAGTTCGAAGGCCTCGACGAGGATCTCGCCCGCGTCATCGCCGAACGCGATGCCGCGCAGGAGAAGCTGCCGGACGCCGAAGCCGAATCGAAGGCCGCCGACGATGCACTGGCTGAGGCGATCGAGAAGGACCAGGACATGGCCGCACGCCTGACTTCGGCGGAGAACGCGCAGAAGGATCTCAAGGACACGATCAAGTCCGGCACGGAGGAGATCGACAAGCACAAGACCTCGGCGGCGCGCATCGGACGACAGGCCTACCAGAACTCGGGCATCACCTCCGATCTGGCGATGCTGCTGCAGATGGCCGAGGGCACGAGCGCCGACGGCGGCATCGGCCGTGTCGACTCGGCGGTGCGATCCCAACAGCGCACGATCGACAAGCTCTCCGAACAGCGGGCGCTGAACAAGAACAACGAAGAGCGGCTCTCGGGCGTGACGGATAAGATCTCCGACCTCAAGGACGAAGCCGCCGAGGCGGTGCTGGCCAAAGAGGCCGCGCAGGTCGATGCGAAGAAGAAGGCCGACAGCCTCAACGACCTCATCTCCGCGAAGGACGATGCGGAGAAGACGATCTCCGACAACAAGGACAAGACCGAGAAGCAGCTCGCCGACGAGAAGGCCGAGCAGGAGCGTCTGGCCGAGAAGGTCCGGGAGTGGGAGAAGGAACAGGAGAAGAAGGGCAAGTTCGTCTTCGGTGACGGAGTCCTGGCCAATCCGGCCAAGGGATACCCGACGACGTCTCCGTTCGGATACCGCGTCCACCCGATCACCGGTGCGCGGAAGCTGCACACGGGAATGGACTTCGGAGTGCCCTGCGGAACCCCGATCCGTTCGGCAGGCGACGGAATCGTCGTCACCTCCGGTTGGACCGGCGGCTACGGCAACCGCGTCGTCATCTCCCACGGCAAGATCAAGGGCAATTCGATCGCGTCGACCTACAACCACAACACGAAGCTCAAGGTCCACGACGGGCAGAGGGTCAAGAAGGGCGACATCATCTCGTACTCCGGCACGACGGGCGCGTCGACCGGCTGCCACCTCCACTTCGAGATCATGGAGAACGGCGGCTACGTCGATCCCAAACCCTTCATCTTCTAA
- the ftsX gene encoding permease-like cell division protein FtsX translates to MRAGFILSEVVSGLRRNFSMVISVVLVTFVSLLFVGAAILLQMQVGQMKDFWYDRVQVSVFLCPPDSEATNCVDGEVTGDQKDQIRSELESSDLAPYVDKVYFEDKTEAYEHFQEQFKGTSLEGTVPKDEMNESFRVKLKDAEKYDIIKETFSSTPGVEEVVDQNQLLDRLFGVLNIATIVAIAIAGIMLLCAMLLIATTIRLSAFSRRRETGIMRLVGASNTFIQMPFLLEGVIASAIGATLSAGALGLLVHFGVSGWLQSQATGFSLISGWDVLLITPVLIIIGVLMAGASSLITLNKYTKV, encoded by the coding sequence ATGAGGGCCGGTTTCATCCTCTCCGAAGTCGTCTCGGGTCTGCGCCGGAACTTCTCCATGGTCATCTCCGTCGTGCTCGTGACCTTCGTGTCCCTGCTCTTCGTCGGAGCCGCGATCCTGCTGCAGATGCAGGTCGGGCAGATGAAGGACTTCTGGTACGACCGTGTGCAGGTCTCAGTGTTCCTGTGCCCGCCGGATTCGGAGGCGACGAACTGCGTCGACGGTGAGGTCACTGGAGACCAGAAGGATCAGATCCGGTCAGAACTCGAAAGCTCCGATCTGGCCCCCTACGTCGACAAGGTCTACTTCGAGGACAAGACCGAGGCCTACGAGCACTTCCAGGAGCAGTTCAAGGGCACCAGCCTCGAGGGTACCGTGCCCAAGGATGAGATGAACGAGTCCTTCCGGGTCAAGCTCAAGGACGCCGAGAAGTACGACATCATCAAGGAGACGTTCTCGTCGACGCCCGGGGTGGAAGAGGTCGTCGACCAGAATCAGCTGCTCGATCGACTGTTCGGGGTGCTCAACATCGCGACCATCGTGGCGATCGCGATCGCCGGCATCATGCTGCTGTGCGCGATGCTGCTCATCGCCACCACCATTCGACTCTCCGCGTTCTCCCGACGCCGGGAGACCGGCATCATGAGACTGGTCGGCGCGTCGAACACCTTCATCCAGATGCCGTTCCTGCTCGAGGGCGTCATCGCCTCTGCCATCGGCGCGACCCTGTCCGCCGGTGCTCTGGGGCTGCTCGTCCACTTCGGAGTCAGCGGTTGGCTGCAGTCGCAGGCCACGGGATTCAGCCTCATCTCCGGATGGGACGTCCTCCTCATCACCCCCGTGCTCATCATCATCGGCGTGCTCATGGCCGGAGCATCGTCGCTGATCACGCTCAACAAGTACACGAAGGTCTGA
- the ftsE gene encoding cell division ATP-binding protein FtsE, producing MIRFDSVSKSYDTRSRKALDDISFEADRGEFVFLVGASGSGKSTVIRLILREEVPSAGRIHIAGKSVVKMPSWKVPYLRRGIGTVFQDFRLLPNKTVFANVAFALQVIGKSRAAMSTLVPDVLETVGLAGKEKRYPSELSGGEQQRVAIARAVVNKPGILLADEPTGNLDPATSADIMNVLEKINRNGTTVLMATHDGEIVNRMRRRVIELREGEIVRDVEEGTYGVAS from the coding sequence TTGATCAGATTCGACTCCGTTTCGAAGTCCTACGACACACGTTCCCGCAAAGCACTCGATGACATCTCGTTCGAGGCTGACCGCGGGGAATTCGTGTTTCTCGTCGGGGCCTCCGGATCGGGAAAGTCCACGGTCATCCGACTGATTCTGCGTGAAGAGGTCCCCAGCGCCGGACGCATTCACATCGCTGGAAAGTCCGTGGTGAAGATGCCCAGCTGGAAGGTGCCCTACCTGCGGCGGGGGATCGGAACCGTGTTCCAGGACTTCCGTCTGCTGCCGAACAAGACCGTGTTCGCCAATGTGGCCTTCGCCCTCCAGGTGATCGGAAAGTCCCGCGCAGCCATGTCGACCCTCGTCCCCGACGTCCTCGAGACCGTGGGCCTGGCCGGCAAGGAGAAACGCTATCCCAGTGAGCTCTCCGGCGGTGAGCAGCAGCGTGTGGCCATCGCCCGCGCCGTGGTCAACAAACCCGGAATCCTGCTCGCCGACGAGCCGACGGGTAACCTCGACCCGGCCACAAGCGCCGACATCATGAACGTGCTTGAGAAGATCAACCGCAACGGCACCACCGTGCTCATGGCCACTCACGACGGCGAGATCGTCAACCGGATGCGCCGGCGGGTCATCGAACTGCGCGAAGGCGAAATCGTCCGCGACGTCGAAGAAGGCACCTACGGAGTCGCCTCATGA
- the prfB gene encoding peptide chain release factor 2 — MASTDYSSEIANLRQTYKAILDVSDLDNLRDEVAELTEQASSPTFWDDPDSAQKTSAKLSNKQGTLEKLEKFGERIDDAELLVEMSQDEGDSDSLEEADRDIRKLRDQLAELEISTLLSHEYDERSAVVTVRSGAGGDDATDWAQMLTRMYVRWAENRGYKVQELDTSYAEGAGIKSATIQIDAPYAYGTLSVEAGTHRLVRISPFDNQGRRQTSFAAVEVVPLIESTDHVEIDENDLRIDVYRSSGPGGQSVNTTDSAVRITHIPTGVVVSMQNEKSQIQNREAAMRVLQSRLLDLKRQEEAAQKKELAGDIKASWGDQMRSYVTHPYQMVKDLRTGYEVNNPSAVFDGDLDGLIEAGIRWRKEQEMAEEAEA, encoded by the coding sequence ATGGCCTCCACTGATTACTCTTCTGAAATCGCCAACCTCCGCCAGACGTACAAAGCGATTCTCGACGTGTCCGATCTGGACAACCTGCGCGACGAGGTCGCCGAACTCACGGAGCAGGCGTCGTCGCCGACGTTCTGGGACGACCCCGATTCGGCGCAGAAGACCTCAGCCAAGCTCTCAAACAAGCAGGGCACCCTGGAGAAGCTCGAGAAGTTCGGTGAGCGGATCGACGATGCCGAGCTGCTCGTCGAGATGTCTCAGGACGAAGGCGACTCGGACTCGCTCGAAGAAGCCGACCGCGACATCAGGAAGCTGCGCGATCAGCTGGCCGAACTCGAGATCTCGACCCTCCTCAGCCATGAATACGACGAGCGCTCCGCCGTCGTGACCGTGCGCTCTGGCGCCGGCGGCGACGACGCGACCGACTGGGCGCAGATGCTCACCCGCATGTACGTCCGGTGGGCGGAGAACCGCGGCTACAAGGTCCAGGAGCTCGACACCTCCTATGCCGAAGGTGCGGGCATCAAGTCCGCGACCATCCAGATCGACGCGCCCTACGCCTACGGCACGCTGTCGGTCGAAGCGGGCACTCACCGTCTCGTGCGGATCAGTCCCTTCGACAACCAGGGCCGCCGTCAGACCTCCTTCGCTGCCGTCGAGGTGGTCCCGCTCATCGAATCGACCGACCATGTCGAGATCGACGAGAACGATCTGCGCATCGACGTCTACCGGTCCTCGGGCCCCGGTGGGCAGTCGGTGAACACGACGGACTCGGCCGTGCGCATCACGCACATCCCCACCGGCGTGGTCGTGAGTATGCAGAACGAGAAGTCCCAGATCCAGAACCGTGAGGCCGCGATGCGCGTCCTCCAGTCGCGACTGCTCGACCTCAAGCGCCAGGAAGAGGCCGCGCAGAAGAAGGAGCTGGCCGGTGACATCAAGGCCAGCTGGGGCGACCAGATGCGCTCCTACGTCACCCATCCGTACCAGATGGTCAAGGACCTGCGCACCGGCTACGAGGTCAACAACCCCTCGGCCGTCTTCGACGGTGATCTCGACGGACTCATCGAAGCCGGCATCCGCTGGCGCAAGGAACAGGAGATGGCCGAAGAGGCCGAGGCCTGA
- a CDS encoding CpaF family protein, which yields MEATEVITSEVHKRIRDLDVDPRADIQRSRELIRAVIAEYDERSLVADLPVLEDKEATFRHIDNQLSGFGALQDYFDDPHVEEIWVNSPSEVFIAVDGIHQLTTTKLSSGELDDLIERMLRTSGRRVDLSQPFVDAILPDGSRLHVVLPDITRTHPAVNIRKFIARPRNLANLVAHGSLTPGAAEFLDAAVTCGANILVSGATQAGKTTMLNALAGSIPARERTISCEEVFELNLPSRDWVPMQCRQPSLEGTGEVTLRALVKEALRMRPTRIIVGEVREAESLDLLVALNSGLPGMGTIHANSARAAITKICTLPLLAGANISSAFVVPTVAVSLDVVVHLRRDQSGVRRVDEICAVPGGVEGDVVELDTIFHSPRGQLVRGQGFGHLGERFAAVGRDLHAILEAA from the coding sequence GTGGAAGCCACCGAAGTCATCACCAGCGAGGTTCACAAGCGGATCAGAGATCTCGATGTGGATCCCCGCGCCGATATTCAGCGCTCTCGCGAGCTCATTCGCGCCGTCATCGCCGAATACGATGAGCGCAGCCTCGTCGCCGATCTCCCGGTGCTCGAGGACAAAGAGGCGACGTTTCGGCATATCGACAATCAACTGTCGGGTTTCGGTGCCCTGCAGGACTATTTCGATGATCCGCACGTCGAAGAGATCTGGGTCAACTCCCCGAGCGAGGTCTTCATCGCCGTCGACGGAATCCACCAGCTGACGACGACGAAGCTGAGCTCGGGCGAACTCGATGACCTCATCGAGCGGATGCTGCGCACCTCGGGACGTCGCGTCGATCTCTCCCAGCCGTTTGTCGACGCCATTCTGCCCGACGGGTCCCGGCTGCATGTCGTGCTGCCCGATATCACTCGCACTCACCCGGCCGTGAATATCCGCAAGTTCATCGCCCGCCCGCGCAACCTCGCCAACCTCGTCGCTCACGGCTCACTGACTCCCGGGGCCGCCGAGTTCCTCGACGCGGCCGTGACGTGCGGTGCCAATATCCTCGTCTCCGGGGCTACTCAGGCCGGCAAAACCACTATGCTCAACGCCTTGGCCGGCTCGATACCGGCCCGCGAACGTACGATCTCCTGCGAAGAGGTCTTCGAACTCAATCTGCCCAGTCGCGACTGGGTTCCCATGCAGTGCCGCCAGCCGTCACTGGAAGGAACCGGCGAAGTCACCCTCCGCGCCCTGGTCAAAGAGGCGCTGCGGATGCGACCGACGCGCATCATCGTCGGCGAGGTCCGAGAAGCCGAAAGCCTGGACCTCCTGGTCGCGCTGAATTCCGGGTTGCCGGGAATGGGCACCATCCACGCAAACTCTGCTCGGGCGGCGATCACGAAGATCTGCACTCTGCCCCTCTTGGCCGGGGCGAACATCTCTTCGGCATTCGTCGTGCCCACCGTCGCCGTCAGCCTCGACGTCGTCGTCCACCTGCGCAGAGACCAGTCCGGAGTGCGCCGAGTCGATGAGATCTGCGCGGTGCCTGGCGGAGTCGAAGGCGACGTCGTCGAACTCGACACGATCTTCCATTCGCCGAGAGGACAGCTCGTTCGCGGTCAGGGGTTCGGCCACCTCGGCGAGCGATTTGCGGCCGTCGGCCGCGATCTTCACGCCATTCTGGAGGCGGCGTGA
- a CDS encoding type II secretion system F family protein, which translates to MSYSLSALLIGACLGAGLFLIWMSLWRRPQGKRTQSRWVRELDDMLTGAGFPRLRPAHLLLISVAAFCVVAVVATVLTGSWAIALCFGLFASWLPHRALQHRARSRQVMRRELWPETLDHLNSGVRAGLSLPEALSSLAHRGPEPLRPLFEVFAEEYRASGSFALALERFRQVSADPVADRIVVALSVTRQVGGSDLGTMLRALAQFVRDDARTRNELSARQQWTVNGARLAVAAPWVVLAFLSTRPETAVAYNSRTGLILLAAGFVVSLLAYQAMKRIGRLPSEPRVIEGSSLSAAHRRFAGSPGASGGFATDDTDVADGRAA; encoded by the coding sequence GTGAGCTATTCCCTGTCCGCTCTGCTCATCGGTGCCTGCCTCGGGGCAGGGCTGTTCCTCATCTGGATGTCGCTGTGGCGGCGACCGCAGGGCAAGCGGACTCAGTCACGGTGGGTGCGCGAACTCGATGACATGCTCACCGGAGCGGGATTCCCCAGACTGCGGCCGGCTCACCTGCTGCTCATCTCCGTCGCAGCGTTCTGTGTCGTCGCAGTCGTCGCCACAGTGCTCACCGGGTCGTGGGCGATCGCACTGTGCTTCGGTCTGTTCGCCTCCTGGCTGCCGCATCGGGCACTGCAGCATCGAGCGCGCAGTCGACAGGTGATGCGGCGGGAGCTGTGGCCCGAGACTCTTGACCATCTCAATTCCGGAGTCCGTGCGGGCCTGTCTCTGCCCGAAGCGCTGAGTTCCCTGGCGCATCGCGGACCCGAACCGCTGCGACCGCTGTTCGAAGTCTTCGCCGAAGAATATCGGGCCAGCGGCTCGTTCGCTTTGGCGTTGGAGCGCTTTCGGCAGGTCAGCGCCGACCCGGTGGCCGACCGTATCGTCGTCGCGCTCAGTGTCACCAGGCAGGTCGGCGGCAGCGATCTGGGAACCATGCTCCGAGCCTTGGCTCAGTTCGTCCGCGACGATGCCCGCACCCGCAATGAGCTCTCCGCCCGGCAGCAATGGACGGTCAACGGCGCCCGATTGGCCGTCGCCGCACCGTGGGTGGTGCTCGCGTTCCTCTCCACGCGACCCGAAACGGCGGTGGCATACAACTCCCGTACGGGGCTGATCCTCCTGGCCGCGGGCTTCGTCGTGTCTCTGCTGGCGTATCAGGCGATGAAGCGCATCGGTCGGCTCCCGTCCGAGCCCAGAGTCATCGAAGGGTCCTCACTCAGTGCCGCCCACCGCCGTTTCGCGGGCAGCCCCGGCGCGAGTGGCGGATTCGCCACCGACGACACAGACGTTGCGGACGGACGGGCGGCATGA